The following nucleotide sequence is from Mucilaginibacter sp. cycad4.
AAACGTCAGCGTATTTGCATAGGCGTCCTTGGTAGCATCGCTGTTATAAATAGGGTTGCTCGGGTTTGCAAAACCATGATCGGCATCATACTGGTGCAGGTAAACCTTTTTTCCGGCGGCCTTCATATCAGCATCAAATTTGGCTACAACCTTAGGGTTAATCCACTGATCTTTATTGGCAAAGTTTCCCAGCACATCGGCGTTTAAGGTTTTTAATTTATTAACATCCTGCTCGGGCATACCATAATACATTACACAAGCTACCGCCTTTTTACCGGCAAGCAAGCTGGTTTGCAAACTCCATCCACCGCCAAAACACCAGCCAATAGTAGCAATATGTGCTTTGGGGCCGGCATAAGCTATCGCTCCGTTTACTATAGCGCGGGCCCTGTCGTCATTTACAGCCTGCATAAATTTACCCGCATCTTCGCGTGTGGTTGCTACCTTACCATCATATAGGTCAAGATCGATGATATTGACGTTACCCAGGTCATTATACAGTTTTTCTGACTCTCTTTTTACATAGTCATTAAGGCCCCACCATTCATGTATCACCAATAAATAATTATTAGTAGGTTTTTTGGCTTTCATAAAAAATGCTGATGCTTGTTTACCATCCGGCGTTTTGTAGGTGATGGCCTCGCCTATACTGCTTTGAAAGCGGATTGGCAAAGGATTTTTGTGCGACATTTTGAACCGGGCGTTGGAGGCCAGCATGGCAAACTGCTGCGTTGCCGATGGATTACTGCAGCAAACCACTTTACGCTGCGCAAAAGTCATAGTGGCTAAGCTGATAAATAACGTTAATAAAAACAGTTTTTTCATGGAGGTAAAATTTTATGTTAATTAAAGCTGACGTGTATTTAAAACAATTACGTTGGCAACATGGTTTTAGTTGTCGGGCTAATGTGATTAACCGGCATAAATTTATGATAATGTAATATATAATTACCTAAAATTTAATGCATACCTGTCTATTCTCCATGGAACCTTACGAAGCAAAAGCACGTATATAATAATATACCAATATATTTTTAATATGCCTGTCCCGCCAATTCCTGATAATGAAATGGAAAGGCTTTTAAGCCTGTCGGAATTTGATCTTGATTATACCGAACATAAAGACAGTTTTAAAGACCTGGCCAAGCTGGCGGCCAAGGTTACTGGTACCGAGGTTTCGCTTGTTAACCTTATTGACTCCTATACACAATGGAGTATCAGTGGTCACGGACTGGAAATTGAACAAATGCCCCGTGAGGATTCGGTTTGTCAATATACTATTATAGACGGCGAATATTTTGAGGTAGAAGACCTGCGGACCGACGAACGTTTCAGGGATAAATTTTATGTAACCGACGGGCCCAGATTAAGATATTATTATGGCATACCACTAAAGGTAAGCGACGATCACAATATCGGCGCCTTATGTGTCCTTGATAAAAACGTTAAAGAGCTCACACCCGAAAAGGTTGAACTTTTAAAGATCATTGCCGATGAAATACTAAGCAGGCTGAAAGACCTGAAAGTAATTGGCAAACTAAAAAGCAAGCTTGCTGAAGCCAGCGAAATCCAGAAAAAGGTGGCTCACGATATCCGCGGGCCGTTAAGCGGCATCATTGGTCTGGCCCAATTCATCAGCGAACAAGGGGAGGCAAACCAAATAGAAGAAGTGCTGGAGTTTATCAACCTGATCCATAAAAGCGGCCGGTCGATACTGGAACTTGCAGATGAGATCCTGAGTGCCGATAAAAATGATCACAAACCCATATCTAATGGAGCGGACTTTAACCTGCTGATATTTAAAGATAAAATAGAACGCCTTTTTATTCCGCAAGCCCGGAACAAAAACATTTTGCTTACGGTTAAAACCCCATCCGAATCGGAGCGGATTCCCTTTGCCCGGAATAAACTGTTACAAATAACAGGTAACCTGATCTCGAATGCTATAAAATTTACTCCGGCCGGCGGCTATGTTG
It contains:
- a CDS encoding dienelactone hydrolase family protein; this translates as MKKLFLLTLFISLATMTFAQRKVVCCSNPSATQQFAMLASNARFKMSHKNPLPIRFQSSIGEAITYKTPDGKQASAFFMKAKKPTNNYLLVIHEWWGLNDYVKRESEKLYNDLGNVNIIDLDLYDGKVATTREDAGKFMQAVNDDRARAIVNGAIAYAGPKAHIATIGWCFGGGWSLQTSLLAGKKAVACVMYYGMPEQDVNKLKTLNADVLGNFANKDQWINPKVVAKFDADMKAAGKKVYLHQYDADHGFANPSNPIYNSDATKDAYANTLTFLKTRLK
- a CDS encoding GAF domain-containing sensor histidine kinase, coding for MPVPPIPDNEMERLLSLSEFDLDYTEHKDSFKDLAKLAAKVTGTEVSLVNLIDSYTQWSISGHGLEIEQMPREDSVCQYTIIDGEYFEVEDLRTDERFRDKFYVTDGPRLRYYYGIPLKVSDDHNIGALCVLDKNVKELTPEKVELLKIIADEILSRLKDLKVIGKLKSKLAEASEIQKKVAHDIRGPLSGIIGLAQFISEQGEANQIEEVLEFINLIHKSGRSILELADEILSADKNDHKPISNGADFNLLIFKDKIERLFIPQARNKNILLTVKTPSESERIPFARNKLLQITGNLISNAIKFTPAGGYVDVDLSLELNDHVNILQIQVKDSGVGIDEKGIEKILKGNSASTTGTIGEAGFGFGLALVKHLIETLKGSIKIYSKPGEGTIFEVRLPQKMQ